One segment of Triticum aestivum cultivar Chinese Spring chromosome 2A, IWGSC CS RefSeq v2.1, whole genome shotgun sequence DNA contains the following:
- the LOC123188285 gene encoding uncharacterized protein produces the protein MAPAAQEQWYIMYAVPDVSEDVMKPQKFPNATFSFNKVPLPSRLFVESSVASPAGSVEYPYIAAADRSGHLLLCGYTSFGLTFYICDPLFRMTMGIFPHDGGFNCHYCVGLIRNHNRRLLMVADLNPCFFEEDVFFTLFCTVDLYSWVEKEPDCSKILDKQQWRGDGVLTHEGLLWWFDFSYCILACDPFHDKPVLHQIKFPHVQHELPFAPSTINGDILRCLKVSEGSLRYVQIHGHRHEPVVSMWTLSSNNPSEAQWKPTHEVRLAEIWNHETYKRTPLHGDVIPTVALVNPMKAHEVYFFLDKHIFSVNLQNSSVVQYEKFEDSGMPDLSSRLVHAWQFPPELTEYHHLPGTDVLGATGVYFLNQYDSVEDFHEEVIAATDRWCPELHEMGLEELEDGDDDASEMSVDLEGDGDDSETSGDDSEISEDDVEEDGDED, from the exons ATGGCCCCGGCGGCGCAGGAGCAGTGGTACATCATGTACGCTGTTCCGGATGTGTCGGAAGATGTGATGAAGCCCCAGAAATTCCCCAACGCGACGTTCTCCTTCAACAAGGTTCCGCTACCTTCCCGCCTATTCGTCGAGAGTAGCGTCGCCAGCCCCGCCGGAAGCGTCGAGTACCCCTACATCGCGGCTGCCGACCGCAGCGGCCACCTTCTGCTATGCGGTTACACCTCGTTCGGGCTCACCTTCTACATCTGCGATCCGCTTTTCCGCATGACGATGGGCATCTTCCCCCACGACGGCGGCTTCAACTGCCACTACTGCGTTGGCCTCATCCGCAATCACAACCGCAGGCTTCTCATGGTGGCCGATCTCAACCCGTGCTTTTTCGAAGAAGATGTCTTCTTCACGCTCTTCTGCACGGTCGACTTGTACTCGTGGGTCGAGAAGGAGCCCGACTGCTCGAAAATCTTGGATAAGCAACAGTGGCGCGGTGATGGCGTTCTCACTCATGAAGGTTTGCTCTGGTGGTTCGACTTCTCCTACTGTATACTTGCCTGCGACCCCTTCCACGATAAACCGGTGCTTCACCAAATCAAGTTCCCGCATGTACAACACGAGCTGCCCTTTGCACCGTCCACAATCAACGGTGACATACTCCGCTGCTTAAAGGTGAGCGAAGGCAGCCTGCGGTACGTGCAGATCCATGGCCACAGACACGAACCGGTGGTCAGCATGTGGACGCTGTCCTCCAACAATCCGTCAGAGGCGCAATGGAAGCCGACGCACGAAGTGAGGTTGGCTGAGATCTGGAACCATGAGACCTACAAAAGGACGCCGCTGCACGGGGATGTGATCCCCACTGTGGCGCTTGTCAACCCGATGAAGGCACACGAGGTCTACTTCTTCCTGGACAAGCACATCTTCTCTGTCAACCTGCAGAACAGTAGTGTGGTGCAGTATGAGAAGTTTGAAGATTCGGGGATGCCGGACCTCTCCTCCCGCCTGGTCCATGCTTGGCagtttccaccggagctcaccgaATATCATCACTTGCCTG GAACCGATGTGTTGGGTGCCACGGGGGTTTATTTCCTGAATCAATATGACTCAGTGGAGGATTTCCATGAAGAAGTGATTGCTGCCACAGACAG GTGGTGTCCCGAATTGCATGAGATGG GTCTGGAGGAACTTGAAGATGGAGATGATGATGCCTCTGAGATGAGTGTGGATCTTGAAGGGGATGGAGATGACTCTGAGACGAGTGGGGATGACTCCGAGATCAGTGAGGACGATGTCGAAGAGGACGGAGATGAAGACTGA